One segment of Erigeron canadensis isolate Cc75 chromosome 2, C_canadensis_v1, whole genome shotgun sequence DNA contains the following:
- the LOC122589069 gene encoding uncharacterized protein LOC122589069 → MGSRVGRRVVNFANLPIKLLMPTSFSNITEIALKTIPSATKIEIKRVLESLYGFEVDEVRTLNMDGKRKKRGGLLIAKPDYKKAYVTLRNPLSISPDLYPIRVIEEEKKNMSKQSKSTIVEGDETKKTHWLDGSGVKKPTGYGGRVRHGAQDRPRINGTTTTNPTSKFPWTSMRSSGR, encoded by the exons ATGGGAAGTCGAGTAGGAAGAAGAGTGGTTAACTTTGCTAATCTTCCGATTAAGCTTCTTATGCCCACTTCTTTCTCCAACATCACTGAAATTGCTCTCAAAACCATCCCCTCTGCTACAAAG ATTGAGATCAAGCGAGTCTTGGAATCACTATATGGATTTGAAGTCGATGAGGTTAGAACCCTTAACATGGACGGGAAGAGGAAAAAGAGAGGTGGACTTTTAATTGCAAAACCCGATTACAAGAAAGCATATGTTACTTTGAGAAACCCACTTTCTATATCACCAGATTTGTACCCAATTCGTGTGATTGAAGAGGAAAAAAAGAACATGAGCAAGCAGTCTaaatccaccattgttgaagGTGATGAAACGAAGAAGACACATTGGCTTGACGGAAGTGGAGTCAAGAAACCGACTGGTTATGGTGGCAGGGTGCGCCATGGAGCCCAAGACCGCCCAAGAATCAATGgcaccaccactaccaacccCACATCCAAGTTTCCTTGGACTAGCATGCGGTCTTCTGGTAGGTAG
- the LOC122587192 gene encoding ras-related protein RABH1e — MAGVSPLAKYKLVFLGDQSVGKTSIITRFMYDKFDTTYQATIGIDFLSKTMYLEDRTVRLQLWDTAGQERFRSLIPSYIRDSSVAVIVYDVANRQSFLNTAKWIEEVRTERGTDVIIVLVGNKTDLVDKRQVSIEEGDGKAREFGVMFIETSAKAGFNIKPLFRKIASALPGMETLSSTKQEDMVDVNLKSSGNASQSEQQSGGCAC; from the exons ATGGCGGGGGTGTCACCTCTAGCGAAATACAAACTCGTATTTCTGGGAGATCAATCCGTTGGTAAAACCAGTATTATTACCAGATTCATGTATGACAAATTCGATACCACCTATCAg GCCACCATTGGCATTGATTTCTTGTCGAAAACAATGTATCTGGAAGACAGAACAGTTCGATTACAGCTTTG GGATACTGCTGGGCAGGAGAGATTTAGGAGTCTGATTCCAAGTTATATAAGAGACTCATCAGTTGCAGTCATTGTCTATGATGTAGCCA ATCGCCAATCATTCTTGAACACTGCAAAATGGATAGAAGAAGTACGTACTGAGAGAGGCACCGATGTCATTATAGTCCTTGTGGGGAACAAAACCGATCTTGTTGACAAAAG gCAAGTTTCAATTGAAGAAGGAGATGGCAAAGCTCGTGAATTtggggtcatgtttatagaaaCTAGTGCAAAAGCTGGATTTAATATCAAG CCTTTATTTCGAAAAATAGCTTCTGCCTTGCCGGGAATGGAGACGCTTTCTTCTACAAAACAAGAAGACATGGTGGATGTGAACTTGAAATCTTCGGGTAATGCTTCACAGTCAGAGCAGCAAAGTGGAGGCTGTGCGTGCTAG
- the LOC122589014 gene encoding uncharacterized protein LOC122589014 isoform X3, translating to MAVNSTGEEEGCDAYSVVVLSDECSTGFQCELPEVRIPLKSQLSLDARLSNQSYINMMVENALAYSTCTVDVDLEKGEPETETNEQTLGNLKNEEVLTKSLQKQISFDMGRKYMQLLMNHSLMLSKFSTRADKIATEKVLDAPRSRKFKRAPVSFNSRSSLGTMILIYLTLRVRQIGDASIHSG from the exons ATGGCTGTCAACTCTACTGGTGAAGAAGAG GGATGTGATGCTTACAGTGTTGTAGTACTGTCTGATGAATGTAGTACTGGATTCCAATGTGAACTGCCAGAGGTTCGTATTCCACTAAAAAGTCAGCTATCGTTGGATGCCCGTTTGAGCAATCAAAGCTACATCAATATGATGGTGGAAAATGCGCTTGCATATTCGACATGTACTGTAGATGTTGATCTTGAAAAAGGCGAGCCAGAGACTGAAACCAATGAGCAAACTCTTGGTAATCTGAAGAACGAAGAAGTGTTGACG AAATCACTGCAAAAACAGATCAGCTTTGACATGGGACGTAAATACATGCAGCTCTTGATGAACCACAGTCTCATGCTATCCAAGTTTTCTACTCGAG CAGATAAAATTGCAACCGAGAAAGTTCTAGATGCTCCCAGATCAAGAAAGTTTAAGCGTGCTCCTGTCTCTTTTAATTCTAG GTCAAGTTTGGGAACAATGATACTTATATATCTGACACTCAGAGTAAGACAGATTGGTGATGCCTCTATTCATTCGGGCTGA
- the LOC122589014 gene encoding uncharacterized protein LOC122589014 isoform X2: MAVNSTGEEEGCDAYSVVVLSDECSTGFQCELPEVRIPLKSQLSLDARLSNQSYINMMVENALAYSTCTVDVDLEKGEPETETNEQTLGNLKNEEVLTKSLQKQISFDMGRKYMQLLMNHSLMLSKFSTRDKIATEKVLDAPRSRKFKRAPVSFNSRKVVLLFSVLSSLGTMILIYLTLRVRQIGDASIHSG, translated from the exons ATGGCTGTCAACTCTACTGGTGAAGAAGAG GGATGTGATGCTTACAGTGTTGTAGTACTGTCTGATGAATGTAGTACTGGATTCCAATGTGAACTGCCAGAGGTTCGTATTCCACTAAAAAGTCAGCTATCGTTGGATGCCCGTTTGAGCAATCAAAGCTACATCAATATGATGGTGGAAAATGCGCTTGCATATTCGACATGTACTGTAGATGTTGATCTTGAAAAAGGCGAGCCAGAGACTGAAACCAATGAGCAAACTCTTGGTAATCTGAAGAACGAAGAAGTGTTGACG AAATCACTGCAAAAACAGATCAGCTTTGACATGGGACGTAAATACATGCAGCTCTTGATGAACCACAGTCTCATGCTATCCAAGTTTTCTACTCGAG ATAAAATTGCAACCGAGAAAGTTCTAGATGCTCCCAGATCAAGAAAGTTTAAGCGTGCTCCTGTCTCTTTTAATTCTAGGAAAGTTGTTCTTCTGTTCTCCGTCTT GTCAAGTTTGGGAACAATGATACTTATATATCTGACACTCAGAGTAAGACAGATTGGTGATGCCTCTATTCATTCGGGCTGA
- the LOC122589014 gene encoding uncharacterized protein LOC122589014 isoform X1, which yields MAVNSTGEEEGCDAYSVVVLSDECSTGFQCELPEVRIPLKSQLSLDARLSNQSYINMMVENALAYSTCTVDVDLEKGEPETETNEQTLGNLKNEEVLTKSLQKQISFDMGRKYMQLLMNHSLMLSKFSTRADKIATEKVLDAPRSRKFKRAPVSFNSRKVVLLFSVLSSLGTMILIYLTLRVRQIGDASIHSG from the exons ATGGCTGTCAACTCTACTGGTGAAGAAGAG GGATGTGATGCTTACAGTGTTGTAGTACTGTCTGATGAATGTAGTACTGGATTCCAATGTGAACTGCCAGAGGTTCGTATTCCACTAAAAAGTCAGCTATCGTTGGATGCCCGTTTGAGCAATCAAAGCTACATCAATATGATGGTGGAAAATGCGCTTGCATATTCGACATGTACTGTAGATGTTGATCTTGAAAAAGGCGAGCCAGAGACTGAAACCAATGAGCAAACTCTTGGTAATCTGAAGAACGAAGAAGTGTTGACG AAATCACTGCAAAAACAGATCAGCTTTGACATGGGACGTAAATACATGCAGCTCTTGATGAACCACAGTCTCATGCTATCCAAGTTTTCTACTCGAG CAGATAAAATTGCAACCGAGAAAGTTCTAGATGCTCCCAGATCAAGAAAGTTTAAGCGTGCTCCTGTCTCTTTTAATTCTAGGAAAGTTGTTCTTCTGTTCTCCGTCTT GTCAAGTTTGGGAACAATGATACTTATATATCTGACACTCAGAGTAAGACAGATTGGTGATGCCTCTATTCATTCGGGCTGA
- the LOC122587394 gene encoding protein HEAT INTOLERANT 4-like, which produces MPMKKGAKRKAAAAAAAAAEAAKDETAAAPPADSTVAANGATVEEIKEPAKVGRKPKRPKLSKPESEPEYFDDQRELEDLWKQVFPVGTEWDQLDLLSEYKWNFKNLEDAFDEGGVLHGKKVYLFSCTEPQLLFYQGQSKVTCIPVVVAIDSPFPPSDKIGINSVQRESEEILDMKQMKMDWVPYIPLGKRTSSLERHKSQIYILSCVQRRAGLKHMKLDRVKKFEYCLPYFYHPLKEDETEQSTIVDIMYPIEPKPVVCEFDWDMDDLEEFTTELISAEELSEDQKDAFKEFVKEKVREGKRANREAREKRKKAREEMSQEKVAAFQNMKFYKFYPVATPDTPDVSSVKSPFINRYYGKAHEVL; this is translated from the exons atgCCAATGAAGAAAGGAGCTAAGCGTAAGGCTGCAGCAGCTGCTGCTGCCGCTGCCGAAGCTGCCAAGGATGAAACAGCAGCTGCACCACCGGCTGATTCCACCGTCGCCGCCAATGGAGCAACCGTCGAAGAAATTAAGGAACCTGCGAAAGTTGGCCGGAAACCTAAACGCCCTAAGCTTTCAAAACCTGAATCAGAACCTGAGTACTTTGATGACCAGCGtgaattg GAGGATTTGTGGAAGCAGGTCTTCCCCGTTGGAACGGAG TGGGACCAACTCGATTTGCTATCTGAATACAAATGGAATTTTAAAAATCTAGAA GATGCATTTGACGAGGGAGGTGTGTTACACGGGAAGAAAGTCTACCTCTTCAGCTGTACTGAGC CACAATTGCTATTTTATCAGGGTCAATCTAAAGTGACATGCATACCTGTGGTGGTTGCG ATTGACTCTCCATTTCCACCTTCCGATAAGATTGGAATCAACTCTGTACAAAGGGAGTCGGAAGAAATTCTTGACATGAAGCAAATGAAAATGGACTGGGTTCCATATATTCCTTTAGGAAAACG GACTTCATCACTTGAAAGACATAAATCTCAAATCTATATTCTAAGCTGTGTTCAGAGAAG GGCTGGTTTAAAGCATATGAAACTGGATCGTGTTAAGAAATTTGAATACTGCTTGCCAT ACTTTTATCACCCGTTGAAGGAAGATGAGACAGAACAGAGTACCATTGTGGATATCATGTATCCAATTGAACCTAAGCCT GTTGTCTGTGAGTTTGATTGGGATATGGATGATCTAGAG GAATTCACTACTGAGCTAATTTCTGCGGAGGAGTTATCTGAAGATCAGAAGGATGCCTTCAAG GAGTTTGTCAAGGAAAAAGTTCGAGAAGGAAAGAGGGCTAACCGTGAG GCTAGGGAAAAGCGAAAGAAGGCTCGTGAGGAAATGAGTCAAGAGAAAGTCGCTGCATTTCAGAACAtgaagttttataaattttatcctGTTGCAACACCTGATACCCCAGATGTCTCGAGTGTCAAG TCTCCATTCATAAATAGGTATTATGGCAAGGCGCATGAAGTACTTTGA